The genome window GGCTGCTGGGCCGGCAGCATCATTCCCGGCAACCCGGAATAGAAGGATTCACCGTCCATCGTAAGCGAACCCAATCGGGCATCCCAGTTCAGCGCCAGATTCCCGTGGCGCTTTACCGATTCGTCACGGCAAATGAACGCACCGTTCAATATCGAATTTTCAGCAAAATTTCCGGCAATCAGATGGTTTGCATATAATACAGCATCAAATAGTCCGACGTCTGCCGAAACCCCTATCGCATCGATATCTGAATTACTGAGAATCGGCTGATAGAAATGACGCAGACTGCCATCCGTGCGCTGTTCCGCACCATTTCCATCCGCCTGTCGATAATCTCCGTCAAAATAGGGTTCTCCATCAACGTAGTAGGATACATACCCCAGAGATGCATCCGTTATATCCGAAGCATGAGATGCGGTATGAGGTTCATCCAAATATGAAGTGTCCAACCCACGATGATCCCCAAAAATCAGAGACCCTTTTGCACACAGACCTAAAAAATCCGCGGATTGGTTGGCTGCCGCAGTTGCAAGAGGATTGGGATCCGGATGCGGCCAAGAGGCTTGATTGACAGCAATCAAATTCCCAAGAACATGCACATTGCGCCCGGCATAAAGAGTGCCCTGCCCCGTATAATATCCTTTGATATAAATGTCCTGCCTCGCAACCACCACACCATCGAGCCGAATCGGATTGGCCTCCGTACCGACCAGCACCAAACACCCCGTATCGTTGGTACCGATTCCGGCGTCTTCACCGGCATCGTCCCCCCAAACACCGGTGACTGTCGTCGAAGAATCGCTGGCAGATCCACTCACCGCAATGGCATATTCTTCATAGTCCGACAAAGGTCCGATGAACGGCAGTTCCTTCAGGTCCTGCTCTTCATAAAAATTCACACCCTCTGCATAGCCCTGGTTGTAGTAAGTATTGGTATTGGAACGGTTATAGTCGGTGTACAAGGCAGGACGAACCCTGTTACCGAAAAAGATTCCGGCGAAGTCCTGCGTTCCGTAATCATTCCAAGCCAGACTTTTATACAGCTTTTTAGACGTACATTCTCCGCCCGCATACGCATCGCCGTTCAGACGAATTGAGGAATACTTCAAGTCAATATCCAGATTAGCTCCAACGTCTCCGTTAAAATCGCAGTTCACCCCGGAAAAGAACCCGTGATTGTCTATGAAAAACACGTTATCAAAAACACTGCCTTCGCTGCCCCCGGGCAGTTCCGCCACACCGTTATAATTATAAGTGACCACTTCCTTAACACGCCGTTTAACGCCTCTGTAAGAGGCAACGGCATCACAATTGATCATTACTTCTGAGCGGTTTTCCGGAACAACTTCGTCCATTGCGCCCGACGCAACGGTAACCGTCACGGTGATTGCAGACGCAGATACGGACTGGCTCCCGACACTGGCGCTGGAAACCCCCACCGGAGAGGCAACGCCGTCCGTTACAATCACATCTATGGAAAAATCCTTATTCGCCAGCACATCCAGAGAGTCGCGCCGGTTACCGTTCAAATAGATATCATTGAGCAAGTTGGTATACATGCTATAGTTGACTGTTTCCAAGCCGCTTTGCACCGCCAGCAAACACTCGTCATATGCCTTCCAATTTTCAATGGATGTGTTCGTTCCCCTTGCCGAAAGCAGAAATGCTCCGCCAATAAACGATGCCAGCAGAATCAGCATCATGACTGCAGTCAGCACGAATCCTTCTTTTTGTTCGCATGTTTTCATCATTATCCCCTTATTCATTTACCAAACGTGCTTCAATTACCTGAGGAAGCGTATTCGTCCGGCCCATTGATAGAAAATTAAGTGTATAGCTCAACGTGACGACCTGGTTTGAAACCGTCGCATCAAAATGATTTACCAATACGGATGGCTGATCGGAATAACCCCAGCTACTCACAGTTTGTGCCACTGCAGACCCTTCTCCGTCTCCGCCAAACAACCAGATATTCTGCATAGAATCTCCCGGCCACCCTAACATGCAATAGGCCCCCCCCTTGGTCACAGGCTGAAACTCTACCAGCTTCCAGGAGCCATTCATTCTGACTGAAACATTCGTGGACGACAGAAGCCCTGTGCCGACACCAAATCCGCCATTGAGAATCTGCAAGCGGGTCACACGGGCGTGCTGAGCCAGTTTCCACTGTGCCTGAGCATCCAGCCAAAGAGAAAAGCAGCGGTTTAAAAGAGTTCCCATGGCCGCAAAGACAGCCACTGAAATAACGATCGCCATCATCATTTCGACCAACGTGAAGCCTCTCGAGGTTCTCCCCTTCATATCACCGGTCCCCCCGATAACGGCGGATTGAATAGGTAGCCAGCGAATTGGTTCCTACCTGAAGCGGACTGTCCTGCTCAGGCCAAACCTCCACCAGAATATCCCAATACGGCATCAGTTCCGGAGCAAGCCCTTCTGTTGCCGGGCGGATCACCAGTTTAATGGTCCCATTGGTGCCCAGCAGGCAGCCTTCCGGCGTGGGCTGCGGATCAACGTCTGAGTATCGAGGAAATGATTCCATGGGCCAGTTATAGGTGTCCCAAATCGTGTCAAAAGCCAGACTCAATGCTTCCAGCTTGGCACGAGAACGCATCAGAATACGGTAGGAAACCAGCATTTCTGTATAAATAATCGCAGCAGCAATCGCGACCAGAAACACGGCCACCATCACTTCCACCAGTGTCATCCCTGATTTGGACACTCTTTTCTTCAAACGTTACTCCTCTACTAAAATGTAGTGATACCGTGTGCTCACCTTGCGGAAATCCCCAGTTAATAAATTGCCATCATCCAACATGGCATCCAGATCTTCAAGCTGAGCCTGAGAAGCTGTTGGGTCTACAATAGAAATCGAATAAAGGAAATTATTTTTCTTATCCCAGTCCCACTTGCCACCGACTTCTGTTGTGCTTTGCCACCAAGTTATTCCAAGATCTGAAAAATACTCCGTCATTTCCGCAGGAATTACTGCCCGATTCACATCTTCAGGGTAAGATCCTGTTTCTGACCGACAAAGCTCAAATGCATTGACAGCAATCCGCATTTTACTGGCACACAACCCGTTCTTGCGCCGCTCAACCGCTTTTTTTACAGCCGGAATGAGAAATACACCCAACAATCCAATAATCGAAACCACCATCATAATCTCGATCAATGTCATGGCTCTTTTTTTAATGTTCACAGTCATGCAATATCCTTGCTGAGGTAATATATAAGCATAAAATAAGCCAAAGGGTGCACTTTTACAATTGTCATTATTGAGAAGAAAGAGAGTTGCCCCCGACCCACGGCTTACAAGCAACGCAAAATGTGACATTTACTAAACAAAACAGGAAAAACGGTCACAAAAAATTCAAACAACACAAGGCAAACAACCTTCACATTCTCATTTTTGACACTCTTGATTTCGCCGATTCAAGAAACTGAAGTGTCATCCAATATTCCTTGGTTTTCTGAAGAATTCCACGATAAAGATCCACTCTTAGCCTCGAATCTTCATTTTCGCAGCAAAGGCCTGAGCCCATATGTCAATCGAGCGCCGGAAAACTGGATTTTCTTTCTCCTCCAATCTACCGTAATGCGGCGAAATCAAAACCAGCGTTGCGTCTGACCACCGGATTCGGCACAGGCATCGAACTCCCAGACTTTTTTGATCTTACCCCATTCGCAAACTGATCATTTCAACACACCCTGAGAAGAAAGGCGAAGATTCGCTGGCTAAAATACAGAAACAAAAAAGATCCCAGAAACATCATCAATTATGAATTCACTTATCAATTTTGAAGTGACGGTCCATGATATGGATACATTTTACATAGAACAGTCTCGTTATCGGGTTGCCCGCACGCCTTGCAGGGTAGAGACACATGCATACTTCTGCTTCGTAAGAATGTAGCAATAGGCATAACCATACTGACGAAACATACCGCTGTAAAGATCACCATCATCGATTAAACAATCCAGTCGACGCATGCTGGCTTCAGACACCGCGGGTTTGGTAATCGCAATGTATCCCGTCTGGTCACCTCGCCTGAACCAGTCCCAGACGCCGCCCAAATCTGTGGCCTCACCCCACCAGTCAATGTTCATGGAAGCGAATGTCTGAATCATTTCAGCACAGGGAAACTGCGCCCCGGCAAGCTCTCCAT of Tichowtungia aerotolerans contains these proteins:
- a CDS encoding PulJ/GspJ family protein → MKGRTSRGFTLVEMMMAIVISVAVFAAMGTLLNRCFSLWLDAQAQWKLAQHARVTRLQILNGGFGVGTGLLSSTNVSVRMNGSWKLVEFQPVTKGGAYCMLGWPGDSMQNIWLFGGDGEGSAVAQTVSSWGYSDQPSVLVNHFDATVSNQVVTLSYTLNFLSMGRTNTLPQVIEARLVNE
- a CDS encoding type II secretion system protein, translating into MKKRVSKSGMTLVEVMVAVFLVAIAAAIIYTEMLVSYRILMRSRAKLEALSLAFDTIWDTYNWPMESFPRYSDVDPQPTPEGCLLGTNGTIKLVIRPATEGLAPELMPYWDILVEVWPEQDSPLQVGTNSLATYSIRRYRGDR
- a CDS encoding type II secretion system protein yields the protein MTVNIKKRAMTLIEIMMVVSIIGLLGVFLIPAVKKAVERRKNGLCASKMRIAVNAFELCRSETGSYPEDVNRAVIPAEMTEYFSDLGITWWQSTTEVGGKWDWDKKNNFLYSISIVDPTASQAQLEDLDAMLDDGNLLTGDFRKVSTRYHYILVEE